A portion of the Chaetodon trifascialis isolate fChaTrf1 chromosome 7, fChaTrf1.hap1, whole genome shotgun sequence genome contains these proteins:
- the LOC139333543 gene encoding ceramide synthase 2-like, giving the protein MMSGLSEWFWQERLWFPEGLGWADLEDRDGRVYAKAQDLWVALPIALFFLIIRQIFERTVAAPLASLLGVKDTARLKAPHNPTLESYYCNITKNPIQTSIASLCKQTGYSERQVQRWFRRRRNQDRPSLLKKFREASWRFTFYLLAFIAGLAALIDKPWLYDLKEMWEGFPVLTLLPSQYWYYMIELGFYGSLLFSVASDVKRKDFKEQIVHHVATILLISFSWCVNYIRAGTLIMLVHDSSDYLLESAKMFNYAGWRNTCNYIFIVFAAIFIITRLVIFPFRIIYCTWVYPVTIYEPFFGYYFFNGLLMILQCLHIFWAVLIVRIAVRFLTNNEKVDDERSDKDETDESEEEEEEENKKDMKKNGPVQNGHTVHNNNHSKTE; this is encoded by the exons ATGATGTCTGGGCTGAGTGAGTGGTTCTGGCAGGAGCGGCTGTGGTTTCCAGAGGGCCTGGGCTGGGCCGACCTGGAGGATCGGGATGGACGAGTATACGCCAAAGCCCAGGACTTGTGGGTGGCACTGCCCAttgccctttttttcctcattatcCGTCAGATCTTTGAAAG GACAGTGGCTGCACCCTTGGCTTCTCTGCTCGGGGTGAAAGACACAGCACGGCTCAAAGCCCCTCACAATCCCACACTGGAGTCCTACTACTGTAACATTACCAAAAACCCCATACAG ACTTCAATAGCAAGTCTTTGCAAGCAGACTGGCTATTCAGAAAGACAAGTTCAGCGATGGTTCAGGAGACGACGTAACCAGGACAGACCAAGTTTGCTCAAAAAGTTTCGAGAGGCCAG TTGGAGATTTACCTTTTACCTTCTTGCTTTCATTGCTGGCCTGGCCGCCCTCATCGAT AAACCTTGGCTGTATGACCTGAAGGAGATGTGGGAAGGCTTCCCTGTGCTG aCTCTCCTGCCATCTCAGTATTGGTACTACATGATTGAGCTGGGTTTCTACGGCTCTCTGCTCTTCAGTGTGGCTTCAGATGTCAAACGCAAA GACTTCAAGGAGCAGATTGTTCACCATGTAGCAACCATCCTCCTTATCAGCTTCTCCTGGTGCGTTAACTACATCCGTGCTGGGACTCTCATCATGCTGGTGCATGACTCCTCTGATTACCTCCTTGAG TCTGCAAAGATGTTTAACTATGCTGGGTGGCGAAACACCTGCAACTACATCTTCATCGTATTTGCTGCAATCTTTATAATCACTCGCCTTGTCATCTTCCCTTTCcg GATTATTTACTGTACATGGGTTTACCCAGTGACCATCTATGAACCCTTCTTTGGCTACTACTTTTTCAACGGCCTTTTGATGATTCTGCAGTGTCTACATATCTTCTGGGCTGTCCTCATCGTACGCATAGCAGTCCGCTTCCTTACCAACAAT gaAAAAGTGGACGATGAAAGGAGTGACAAAGATGAAACAGATGAGtccgaagaggaggaggaggaggagaataaaAAGGACATGAAGAAAAATGGACCAGTGCAGAATGGTCACACAgtacacaacaacaaccacagcaagACAGAGTGA